A window from Nitrospira sp. ND1 encodes these proteins:
- a CDS encoding glycosyltransferase family 4 protein, which produces MFDNEFPPLGGGTGVVNYHLLQEMASHRDVVVDLVTSSRTKARYETERFAERITIYKVPVDNRNIHHATNRELMRYSWRGLRMAQRLLRAHRYDVSFAFAGVPAGAISYLLRLTHGVPYVLSLQGPDVPGFEARYAYLYPVLTPLIKRIWRHAEAVTAISAEQEALAHRTLPGLPLVTIPNGVDTTLFTPIHLESKRPFTIVCVARLIERKGQHHLLEAFAQLRATCEQPLRLLFVGTGDAETALRESADRLQVADSVTFKGFVARDRMPAVYQEADVFVLPSEQEGMSIALLEAMASGLPVIVTDTGGTAELVTKGENGEIVPWADVPALVRALRELLPADDLRRRMGAENRRRALRFGWPALATRYLELCARVMAPAPAARSVAGRSTADAGGGWQREPRA; this is translated from the coding sequence ATGTTCGATAATGAGTTTCCTCCGCTGGGCGGCGGCACCGGCGTGGTGAACTATCACCTGTTGCAGGAGATGGCGTCGCATCGGGATGTGGTTGTGGACCTGGTGACTTCTTCACGGACCAAAGCGAGGTATGAGACCGAGCGGTTTGCGGAGCGGATCACGATCTATAAAGTTCCCGTCGACAATCGGAACATCCACCATGCGACCAATCGTGAGTTGATGCGGTACAGCTGGCGCGGTCTGCGCATGGCGCAGCGTCTGCTGCGCGCCCATCGGTACGATGTTAGCTTTGCCTTTGCCGGAGTGCCGGCGGGGGCGATCAGTTATCTGCTGCGCTTGACCCACGGTGTGCCGTACGTGCTGTCGCTCCAAGGGCCCGACGTGCCCGGCTTCGAGGCGCGCTATGCGTACCTGTATCCGGTGCTGACGCCGTTGATCAAACGGATCTGGCGGCATGCGGAAGCCGTGACGGCCATTAGTGCGGAGCAGGAAGCCTTAGCGCATCGCACGCTGCCGGGCCTGCCGCTGGTGACGATTCCCAATGGGGTCGATACGACTCTGTTCACTCCCATCCACCTGGAATCCAAGCGGCCATTCACGATTGTCTGCGTCGCGCGTTTGATCGAGCGCAAAGGACAGCATCATCTGTTGGAAGCGTTCGCGCAATTGCGGGCCACCTGCGAGCAGCCGCTACGGCTGCTATTCGTGGGTACCGGCGATGCCGAGACCGCCTTACGGGAATCGGCGGACCGTCTCCAAGTGGCAGACTCTGTGACCTTCAAGGGATTCGTTGCGCGGGACCGGATGCCGGCTGTGTACCAGGAGGCGGATGTGTTCGTGTTGCCGTCCGAGCAGGAGGGCATGTCGATTGCGTTGTTGGAGGCGATGGCGTCCGGGTTGCCGGTCATTGTGACCGACACGGGAGGAACCGCGGAGTTAGTGACGAAGGGGGAGAACGGCGAAATCGTGCCCTGGGCCGATGTGCCGGCGCTGGTGCGCGCCTTGCGGGAATTGCTGCCGGCGGACGATCTGCGACGACGGATGGGTGCGGAGAATCGCCGGCGGGCGCTCCGATTCGGGTGGCCCGCGCTCGCGACCAGGTACCTCGAATTGTGTGCGAGGGTGATGGCACCCGCGCCGGCAGCCAGGTCGGTGGCCGGTCGCTCCACTGCGGATGCCGGTGGCGGGTGGCAGCGGGAGCCACGGGCATGA
- a CDS encoding oligosaccharide flippase family protein translates to MSAQAVSKGILSIGSWSVVKMATSALVLPILARMLGIEGYGQYAYYMALLLLASQFANVGMMQTMTKRIAERPEDVAWCRAVAHAGALINAVGLLSVSVVVGLVVGTTAPAGTAALPIALVIVGVLMFDQVWFYARGVLHGLRHEARAAIPGMIGVVSAGLLGVLAATAGLGVTGVFAGLLTANLFVAMACLRAVLKVLSGSECRESGRTVSSVTGPLLRFGLPAMLFSVLNMALCSLDVILVRHLAGEAQAGLYAAAIQWSQFVWFIPIAVEGVMLQATARLWAEQRVDEVSQLVGRLVRYVLVGTTFLLLLVAVLGEQIVTVYFGPRFADAALGLRLLVPGALCYAVARVLWPVIQAGGEGGHLVRLIGMIVLVDVGLCGGLIPLWGAAGAAMATSISFALVAVGYVWMLHRRRVQVFEQAHLFRWLLLSMGTALAIALVAAWVTPPLLSILVGAVVGTVLYWGGVFRLGLVRVEEIELMVSSLPGAFRLTGERLFRYLAPVLLRLKAAAWS, encoded by the coding sequence ATGTCGGCGCAAGCGGTTTCTAAAGGTATCCTATCCATCGGCAGTTGGTCGGTGGTGAAAATGGCCACCTCGGCCTTGGTGTTGCCGATCCTCGCCCGCATGCTCGGCATCGAAGGTTACGGACAGTATGCCTATTACATGGCCCTCCTGTTGCTCGCCTCTCAATTCGCCAATGTCGGCATGATGCAGACCATGACGAAACGTATCGCGGAGCGACCGGAGGACGTGGCCTGGTGCCGGGCCGTGGCGCACGCGGGTGCGTTGATCAATGCGGTAGGCCTGCTGTCGGTGAGTGTCGTGGTGGGCCTGGTGGTCGGGACGACTGCTCCGGCCGGGACGGCGGCCCTGCCTATCGCGTTGGTGATCGTCGGCGTGTTGATGTTCGACCAGGTGTGGTTTTATGCGCGCGGTGTACTCCACGGTCTTCGACATGAGGCGCGTGCGGCGATCCCAGGCATGATCGGCGTGGTATCGGCAGGCCTGTTGGGCGTGCTGGCGGCCACGGCCGGTTTGGGAGTGACCGGCGTGTTTGCCGGGTTATTGACGGCTAATCTCTTTGTGGCCATGGCCTGTCTCAGGGCGGTACTGAAGGTATTGAGCGGGAGCGAATGCCGGGAGTCCGGTCGGACTGTCTCCTCAGTGACCGGACCTTTGTTGCGCTTCGGGCTGCCGGCCATGCTGTTTTCGGTGCTTAATATGGCCCTCTGCTCGTTGGATGTGATTCTGGTTCGGCACCTTGCCGGCGAGGCGCAGGCAGGTCTCTACGCGGCGGCGATTCAATGGTCGCAATTCGTCTGGTTCATTCCGATTGCGGTCGAAGGCGTCATGTTGCAGGCGACGGCGCGCCTGTGGGCGGAACAGCGGGTGGATGAGGTGAGCCAGTTGGTCGGCCGGCTGGTGCGATATGTGTTGGTGGGGACGACGTTCCTACTCCTGTTGGTCGCAGTCCTGGGCGAACAGATCGTGACAGTCTACTTTGGCCCTCGTTTTGCCGATGCCGCTCTGGGATTGCGCCTGTTGGTTCCGGGGGCCTTGTGTTACGCGGTGGCGCGTGTGTTGTGGCCGGTCATTCAAGCGGGCGGGGAGGGGGGACATTTGGTCCGCCTCATCGGGATGATCGTGCTGGTGGATGTGGGGCTCTGTGGCGGCTTGATTCCGCTCTGGGGCGCTGCAGGTGCGGCGATGGCCACGTCCATCTCGTTTGCCTTGGTGGCAGTGGGATATGTCTGGATGCTGCATCGGCGGCGGGTTCAAGTCTTTGAGCAGGCTCATCTGTTCAGATGGCTGCTGTTGTCGATGGGCACGGCCCTGGCTATCGCTCTGGTTGCGGCATGGGTGACGCCTCCGCTGCTCTCAATTCTTGTCGGGGCGGTGGTGGGGACAGTCCTGTACTGGGGTGGCGTCTTCCGGCTTGGGCTTGTGCGGGTCGAAGAAATCGAACTCATGGTGAGCAGTCTGCCGGGCGCGTTCCGCCTGACAGGGGAACGGCTGTTCCGGTACCTCGCACCGGTGTTGCTGCGACTCAAAGCCGCAGCTTGGAGTTAG
- a CDS encoding glycosyltransferase family 2 protein gives MPLDRHKISVIVPTVGRDSLALCRTALERQTRPPDEIVIVVDEFRRGVVWARNEGIARSSGDVIAFADDDVIPPADWLERLVGALDRCDAAASGGTFQETDPLLDAIRRRNPFPEREQMDHGGLVGNSGNLMIRREWLARCQQEDGHVFNPCFGGSGEDWELMWRLRKRGARMVYVPSQVQHLRRAAVGQHLRHSFQRGVGIARLFLVMRCDQSGVVPQDSLLWGKGGRRTDPRWFQALWTKLIGPFDGKGFQSRRQFWVFWLGEKCQAAGFLWELMTGVMSKRPVPRRADPQSAGSAAMGPKS, from the coding sequence ATGCCTTTGGATCGACACAAGATCTCAGTCATCGTTCCCACGGTGGGGCGAGACTCGTTGGCACTGTGCCGGACTGCGTTGGAACGGCAGACCAGGCCGCCGGATGAGATTGTTATCGTCGTCGATGAATTCCGACGCGGCGTGGTATGGGCTAGAAATGAGGGCATTGCCAGATCCTCAGGTGACGTGATCGCGTTTGCGGATGACGACGTGATTCCACCGGCGGATTGGCTGGAACGGCTGGTCGGGGCCCTCGATCGCTGCGATGCCGCAGCGTCGGGGGGCACGTTCCAGGAGACCGATCCGCTGCTGGACGCGATCCGTCGCCGTAATCCCTTTCCCGAACGGGAACAGATGGATCACGGAGGATTGGTCGGCAACAGCGGGAATCTGATGATTCGAAGGGAGTGGCTGGCGCGATGTCAGCAGGAGGATGGGCATGTGTTCAACCCCTGCTTCGGGGGTTCCGGGGAGGACTGGGAATTGATGTGGAGACTGCGGAAACGAGGGGCCAGGATGGTCTACGTGCCCAGCCAGGTACAGCATCTGCGGCGAGCGGCGGTCGGGCAGCATCTGCGCCATTCGTTTCAACGGGGAGTCGGTATCGCAAGGCTTTTTCTAGTGATGCGTTGCGACCAGAGCGGGGTCGTGCCGCAGGATAGCCTGTTGTGGGGGAAGGGAGGGCGGAGGACAGATCCCCGCTGGTTCCAGGCCCTGTGGACCAAGCTCATCGGCCCATTTGACGGGAAGGGGTTTCAGTCCAGGCGACAATTCTGGGTGTTTTGGCTTGGAGAAAAATGTCAGGCGGCCGGATTCCTCTGGGAGCTGATGACGGGTGTGATGTCGAAACGGCCTGTCCCTCGCCGAGCGGATCCGCAAAGCGCCGGGTCTGCGGCGATGGGGCCCAAGTCATGA
- a CDS encoding lysylphosphatidylglycerol synthase domain-containing protein, whose translation MFSLVPRCHGLCGSAGQTITAGLVSVGLLVFGIGAFVVVQRQGMFGWILKMLRRLGLRIHYLESREQQLLDLDRTIAGFYATQRFAFLLSTGLFLLGWLAEALEVFVMILCLGQPVTVLSALAIGALAVLIKGGTFFIPGSLGAQDAGNLLLLTAFGYGDVTGITFALLRRFREFVWIAIGLACLAMLPKGEEPPVPAP comes from the coding sequence GTGTTCTCTTTGGTGCCGCGTTGCCACGGGCTATGCGGATCGGCCGGCCAGACCATCACGGCAGGGTTGGTGAGTGTGGGGTTGCTCGTGTTCGGCATCGGAGCCTTCGTGGTGGTGCAACGCCAGGGCATGTTCGGGTGGATCCTGAAGATGCTGCGGCGCCTCGGCCTGCGCATCCACTATTTGGAATCGCGTGAGCAACAACTGCTCGACTTGGATCGCACCATCGCCGGATTTTATGCGACGCAGCGCTTCGCCTTTCTCCTTTCGACCGGGCTGTTTCTCCTGGGATGGCTCGCGGAAGCGCTGGAAGTCTTCGTCATGATCCTCTGTCTGGGCCAACCGGTGACAGTGTTGTCGGCGCTGGCAATCGGAGCCCTCGCGGTGCTGATCAAAGGGGGCACCTTCTTCATCCCGGGTAGCTTAGGCGCGCAGGACGCCGGCAATCTCTTGCTGCTGACGGCTTTCGGATATGGAGATGTGACCGGAATCACCTTTGCCCTGTTGCGGCGCTTTCGGGAATTTGTCTGGATTGCCATTGGGTTGGCGTGCCTTGCCATGCTCCCAAAGGGCGAAGAGCCTCCAGTTCCTGCCCCCTGA
- a CDS encoding lactate racemase domain-containing protein — translation MTRMQLRTKAWFGDEDLTIDFPASWKLIEIGPRDEPALTVEAMRECLSRPIGTRRLSEIARGKRNAVIMVDDLTRPTPGADLLPLLVEELTSGGIPAHDITVMLAGGTHPPASADERAKKVGSGLSSAVKVLAHDSRGDLVNCGRSPAGLPLHINRRVMESEVKIGVGCIYPHPVAGFSGGAKIILPAVCGVETTRMMHDYLRGSHERGGSIQTELRQDMVAVARRVGLDGIVNVTLNRHRAICGLFAGDVVQAHEAGVRAAQRLYAVPMCPEAEVVVADMYPFDTSWQFAQDRGMWPVEQATGEVSRVVIAACPLGMGTHELFPVDSPLWSRIARRLSHFRLADLDRPLEKLRTVAQLIRRKQHHLMVLSPGLHGQDLTSMFPHAQRFGDWPALRAALLARHGEGPVTVAVYRCAPFLIPTAAVLGQEVGVSEPTLTRQPTSA, via the coding sequence ATGACCAGGATGCAGTTGCGCACCAAAGCATGGTTCGGGGATGAAGACTTGACGATCGACTTCCCCGCGTCGTGGAAGCTGATCGAAATCGGTCCCCGGGATGAACCGGCGCTGACGGTGGAGGCCATGCGGGAGTGCCTCTCTCGGCCGATCGGGACGCGCAGGTTGTCTGAGATTGCCAGGGGCAAGCGCAATGCCGTGATCATGGTCGACGATCTGACGAGGCCGACGCCGGGTGCCGATCTGCTTCCACTCCTCGTGGAGGAGTTGACGAGCGGGGGGATCCCTGCGCACGACATTACGGTGATGTTGGCGGGCGGTACGCACCCGCCTGCCTCGGCCGACGAGAGGGCCAAGAAGGTCGGATCCGGGCTGTCATCGGCGGTGAAGGTCCTGGCCCATGACAGTCGGGGCGATCTGGTGAATTGTGGCCGGTCGCCTGCCGGGCTCCCGCTCCATATCAATCGACGGGTGATGGAGAGCGAGGTCAAGATCGGCGTGGGCTGCATCTATCCCCATCCGGTGGCGGGGTTTTCCGGTGGCGCCAAGATCATACTCCCGGCCGTCTGTGGCGTGGAGACCACGCGGATGATGCACGACTATCTGCGCGGTTCGCACGAGCGCGGCGGGTCCATCCAGACGGAGTTACGGCAGGATATGGTCGCCGTGGCACGACGGGTCGGGCTCGATGGTATTGTCAATGTCACCCTCAATCGCCATCGCGCCATCTGCGGTCTGTTCGCGGGGGATGTCGTTCAGGCGCATGAAGCAGGCGTCCGCGCAGCGCAGCGGCTCTACGCCGTGCCGATGTGTCCGGAAGCGGAGGTCGTGGTGGCGGACATGTATCCCTTCGACACAAGCTGGCAGTTTGCGCAGGATCGAGGAATGTGGCCGGTTGAGCAGGCGACAGGAGAAGTCTCCCGGGTGGTCATTGCCGCCTGTCCTCTCGGCATGGGCACCCATGAATTGTTTCCCGTAGACAGTCCGCTCTGGTCGCGCATTGCCAGACGGCTCAGCCATTTTCGCCTGGCCGATCTCGATCGGCCCCTTGAGAAACTGAGGACGGTGGCCCAATTAATCCGCCGGAAGCAGCATCACCTCATGGTGTTGTCGCCAGGCTTGCATGGGCAGGACCTAACGTCCATGTTCCCCCATGCGCAGCGATTCGGAGATTGGCCGGCTCTTAGGGCCGCCCTTCTGGCGCGCCATGGCGAGGGACCTGTGACCGTGGCGGTCTATCGATGCGCGCCGTTTCTCATTCCAACCGCAGCCGTACTGGGGCAGGAGGTTGGAGTGTCGGAGCCGACCCTCACCAGGCAACCGACCTCGGCCTAA
- a CDS encoding glycosyltransferase family 4 protein: MKARPHVCILTSQYFDWGIYGGFGSMSRKLAESLVRSGHRVSVIVPGRQGQQPSETISGVEIRSFSPRNVVAACRLIRESTADIFHSQDPTVLTYLAQRLHPRRAHLVTSRDPRELSDWWVEFRYATPMRRLLTPLNYFTESGLLVRRAVRRADAVFCPAHFLKEKVKRLYGLSVLPTLLPNLIDVPASLPQKSARPTITFVARWDKRKRPWLFLELAAQFPEYRFVAVGQGSASAESGFDAQLRRRFRDVPNLEMPGLINRFREPERMHRILSDTWIFVSTAVREGLPLTFLEAAAYGCPIISRVDPDEFASRFGKQVTDDDYASAIRHLLADNPLEKGRAAYDYVRETYETSKALAAHQEQYERFAA, translated from the coding sequence ATGAAGGCGCGGCCGCATGTATGCATTCTGACGAGCCAGTATTTCGACTGGGGGATCTACGGCGGATTCGGGAGCATGTCCAGGAAATTGGCCGAGAGTCTCGTGCGCTCCGGCCATCGGGTCAGCGTCATTGTTCCCGGGCGACAGGGACAACAGCCGAGTGAAACGATCAGTGGGGTGGAGATCCGGAGTTTTTCACCACGGAACGTCGTTGCGGCCTGCCGTTTGATTCGTGAATCCACTGCCGATATTTTCCATTCGCAGGATCCGACCGTCCTGACCTATCTGGCGCAACGTCTCCACCCACGCCGCGCCCACCTGGTAACGAGCCGCGACCCGCGCGAGTTGAGCGACTGGTGGGTTGAATTCCGTTACGCGACCCCGATGCGCCGCCTGTTGACGCCTCTCAACTACTTCACCGAGTCCGGGTTGCTGGTGCGGCGGGCCGTGCGGCGAGCGGATGCAGTGTTCTGTCCGGCCCATTTTCTGAAGGAGAAGGTGAAGCGGCTGTATGGCCTGTCGGTTCTTCCGACGTTGTTGCCCAACCTTATCGACGTCCCCGCGTCGTTGCCGCAGAAAAGCGCACGCCCTACGATCACCTTTGTGGCGCGCTGGGATAAGCGCAAACGCCCCTGGTTGTTCCTGGAATTGGCCGCGCAGTTCCCGGAGTATCGGTTTGTGGCGGTAGGGCAGGGGAGTGCCTCGGCCGAATCCGGTTTCGATGCTCAATTGCGTCGGAGATTTCGTGATGTGCCGAACCTGGAAATGCCGGGGCTGATCAATCGTTTTCGCGAGCCGGAGCGGATGCACCGGATTCTGTCGGACACGTGGATTTTTGTGAGCACGGCGGTGCGCGAGGGCCTTCCCTTGACGTTTCTGGAAGCGGCGGCTTATGGGTGTCCCATCATCAGCCGGGTCGACCCGGACGAGTTCGCCAGCCGGTTCGGCAAGCAGGTGACAGACGACGACTATGCGTCGGCCATTCGACACTTGCTTGCCGATAACCCCCTGGAGAAGGGGCGGGCCGCCTACGACTACGTGCGAGAGACCTACGAAACTTCCAAGGCCCTGGCGGCGCATCAAGAACAGTACGAGCGATTTGCGGCCTGA
- a CDS encoding glycosyltransferase: protein MQPPYKRAPPAPPAVQERKTVTSADRVGDRMLPPLEDPAEALRFCRVLASALERASDGERHALTPANFAAMMGQAEPSTGRPELSVIIPVFNEAENLPTLHGRLTRALVNLGMEYEIVLVDDGSQDQSPDILRRMEAEDQRIVIVEFARNFGHQVAISAGLEQCRGRVVCIMDADLQDPPEVLHTFLAKWREGWEVVYAIRTERKEWWGKRLAYAGFYRLLQRVANIDIPLDAGDFCVMDRRVVDLLVRMPERNRFVRGIRSWVGFKQIGVPYERHARHAGAPKYTFRKLLYLALDGLISFSHMPLRIITLLGFTVSFLSFLVALFYLVKKFTLGTGVPGFTTLVVSIFFLAGIQLVTIGVIGEYIGRISDEVKRRPLYVARRVTRR, encoded by the coding sequence ATGCAACCACCATATAAGCGCGCTCCTCCAGCCCCACCGGCTGTGCAGGAGCGTAAGACTGTGACCAGCGCGGATCGGGTAGGCGACCGAATGCTGCCGCCTCTGGAGGACCCGGCCGAGGCCTTGCGATTTTGTCGCGTCTTGGCTTCGGCGCTTGAACGTGCCTCCGACGGCGAGAGACATGCCCTCACACCGGCAAACTTCGCGGCCATGATGGGACAGGCGGAGCCATCGACCGGGCGACCTGAGCTGTCCGTGATCATTCCGGTGTTCAATGAGGCGGAGAACCTCCCCACGTTGCATGGCCGCCTCACCAGGGCGTTGGTGAATCTGGGAATGGAGTATGAAATCGTTCTGGTGGACGACGGCAGTCAGGACCAGAGTCCGGACATCTTGCGAAGGATGGAGGCCGAGGATCAACGGATCGTCATCGTGGAGTTTGCGCGGAATTTCGGGCATCAGGTGGCGATCAGTGCCGGGCTTGAGCAGTGCCGCGGACGAGTCGTCTGCATTATGGACGCCGATCTGCAGGATCCCCCTGAGGTGTTGCACACCTTTCTGGCCAAGTGGCGGGAGGGCTGGGAAGTCGTCTATGCCATCCGGACCGAGCGTAAAGAGTGGTGGGGGAAGCGATTGGCCTATGCCGGGTTTTATCGCCTGCTGCAGCGGGTGGCCAATATCGACATCCCGTTGGACGCCGGAGATTTTTGTGTCATGGACCGGCGGGTGGTGGACCTCCTGGTGCGCATGCCGGAGCGCAATCGTTTTGTCAGGGGGATTCGTAGTTGGGTGGGGTTCAAACAAATCGGCGTGCCCTATGAACGCCACGCCCGCCATGCGGGGGCGCCCAAGTATACGTTCAGGAAGCTCCTCTATCTCGCGCTGGACGGGCTGATCTCCTTCAGCCATATGCCGCTACGCATCATTACCCTCCTGGGGTTCACCGTGTCGTTCCTGTCGTTCCTTGTAGCGCTGTTCTATCTAGTCAAGAAGTTCACGCTAGGCACCGGCGTGCCCGGCTTTACCACACTGGTCGTCTCCATCTTCTTTCTCGCAGGCATTCAACTGGTGACGATCGGGGTCATCGGCGAGTACATCGGCCGGATTTCCGACGAGGTCAAACGGCGCCCTCTCTACGTGGCCCGTCGGGTGACGAGGAGATAG